From the genome of Sander lucioperca isolate FBNREF2018 chromosome 1, SLUC_FBN_1.2, whole genome shotgun sequence, one region includes:
- the ndufa1 gene encoding NADH dehydrogenase [ubiquinone] 1 alpha subcomplex subunit 1 has translation MWYEILPGFAVMTVCLIIPGVATAQIHKFTNGGKEKRIARYPWQWYLMERDKRVSGTGQHVDSKGLENIH, from the exons ATGTGGTATGAAATTCTGCCCGGCTTCGCCGTCATGACCGTGTGTTTGATTATTCCTGGCGTCGCCACCGCACAGATCCACAAGTTTACCAACGGAGGAAAG GAAAAGAGAATCGCTCGGTATCCGTGGCAGTGGTATctgatggagagagacaagCGAGTGTCGGGAACAGGACAGCACGTTGACTCCAAG GGACTCGAGAACATCCACTGA
- the upf3b gene encoding regulator of nonsense transcripts 3B, whose protein sequence is MKEDKENARPRERKLEIKCEDGEKTEKSKEKKEAMTKIVIRRLPPSLTKEELEEHLQPLPELDYLEFFSNDTSLYPHLFARAYINFKNQEDIVLFRDRFDGYVFIDSRGQEYTAIVEFAPFQKTAKKRSKKKDAKCGTITEDPDYKKFLEFYNGDDDKLASTPETLLEEIEAKSKELVAKKTTPLLDFLKNKQRIREEKKEERRRRELERKRLRDEERRKWREEERRKRKEAEKIKRLEKPLEKDKDLVKEEPKIKLLKKPDRGDDVDSEKPKEKAKKPERPNKEDRSIGSADHKRRQHIENKEDRGRKVDEDGRKEFRERDPDRDRERDREREKERRQKEKERIRRQDEDRRRRRERQDGENSYRKREEEVKKDKERALEKKKGEHIGDSAHSERPERPAKDHKKEDSGKRERLRNKDRPAIQLYQPGARSRNRRGGGGAESNSADRKPDTVTETEKVADKGDD, encoded by the exons ATGAAGGAAGACAAGGAAAATGCTCGACCGAGGGAGCGAAAATTGGAAATAAAGTGTGAAGATGGAGAAAAGACGGAGAAGTCCAAGGAAAAGAAAGAGGCCATGACAAAG ATCGTAATCAGACGTTTACCACCAAGTCTGACCAAGGAAGAGCTAGAGGAGCATTTACAACCTCTCCCAGAGCTGGACTACCTGGAGTTTTTCTCCAACGACACCAG CCTTTACCCTCACCTCTTCGCAAGAGCTTACATAAATTTCAAAAATCAAGAGGATATAGTTCTCTTCAGAGATCGATTTGATGGATATGTGTTCATTGACAGCAGAG gACAGGAGTATACTGCCATTGTGGAGTTTGCACCTTTTCAAAAGACTGCCAAGAAAAGAAGTAAGAAAAAGGATGCAAAATGTGGAACAATTACTGAAG atcCTGATTACAAGAAGTTTCTTGAATTTTACAACGGCGATGACGACAAGTTGGCATCAACACCTGAGACCCTGTTGGAAGAGATTGAGGCAAAATCAAAGGAACTTGTAG CTAAAAAAACAACTCCTTTGCTGGACTTCCTGAAAAATAAACAG AGAATTagggaggaaaagaaagaagagagaaggaggagggagcTTGAACGCAAGCGTCTGCGTGATGAAGAGCGTCGTAagtggagagaggaggagagaaggaagcGCAAAGAGGCAGAGAAGATAAAGAGACTTGAGAAACCGCTGGAGAAAGACAAGGACCTAGTAAAAGAAGAACCAAAAATTAAG CTCCTAAAGAAGCCAGACAGAGGGGATGATGTTGATTCTGAGAAGCCCAAGGAAAAAGCCAAGAAACCAGAGAGGCCAAATAAAGAGGACAGATCCATAGGGAGTGCTGATCATAAGAGGCGTCAGCACATTGAAAATAAAGAGGATCGAGGAAGGAA AGTTGACGAAGACGGGAGGAAGGAGTTCAGGGAGCGAGACCCAGAtcgagacagagagcgagatcGAGAGCGAGAGAAGGAGCGGCGGCAGAAAGAGAAGGAGCGCATCAGGCGACAGGACGAAGATCGCCGGAGAAGGAGAGAGCGGCAGGATGGAGAGAACTCATACaggaagagggaggaggaggtcaAAAAAGATAAAGAGCGTGCCTTGGAGAAGAAAAAGGGTGAACACATTGGAGACTCTGCTCACTCTGAGAGGCCGGAGAGGCCTGCCAAAGACCACAAGAAGGAAGACAGTGGTAAAAGAGAGCGACTACGAAATAAG GACCGTCCTGCGATTCAGCTGTACCAGCCAGGGGCCAGAAGCCGGAAtcgaaggggaggaggaggagctgaaTCCAACTCTGCCGACAGAAAGCCAGATACTGTGACCGAGACCGAGAAAGTGGCTGACAAAGGAGACGATTGA
- the zbtb33 gene encoding transcriptional regulator Kaiso, translated as MPSTVKLKGNVEPPAVNRKVEEALAMEFFFTELNATATCLICRQKVLFKGFNMKRHYNAKHAGKYDKYKGRMRKTMSDKLHEDFNRSPGTPTGPDLSLESEPKLCSPAMPSLKLISATDTQYSATVLKSMNEQRSHGLFCDVTIIIQDKKFRAHKTILSASSTYFHQLFSVAGQVIELNFIRAEIFEEILNYIYSAKIFRVRSDMLEELINAGQILGVKFIANLGSPLSQVKGLPGLSKETGSKSDTPTEMMPIIAESFSISAEEFNQTSKPAGNDEDSDNDVMFVSHTDAQTRAASQKANSGEVIDVDIADSKNAAQNQNEESNHAVAKQKEKARTPLKTYTAKPLVISCPNPSLPNSSPLRSPDSSSNNSSSPARVSSGSAPTTPARLGSFTPEPSSASQTSENSDIMGVHKKQVSASSQQGDFKVRLLDVSDSQANQTNIPKSVIAAKKTVTLNTATEIDSISSGCKVYANIGEDTYDIVPVKEDPGEGGSKANKGKRSLMATPIKPLDKAPTSPKASPKKKRTKTELEDHYELIMDGKTFYVCIVCKRPYVCLTSLRRHFNTHSWEKKYPCRYCNKVFALAEYRTKHEIHHTGERRYQCLVCNEMFMNYQLLSTHCKQVHNQDPSGRKEKDDADNNLYRLLPCKTVQMKPYSWSTDGQGVPVISEDGSVHHITSVGEDVHSSTQTRMLNWDDIFIESDAHMPPDAHSQPESTMNSPPQGATEFDFVIPETY; from the exons ATGCCTTCTACTGTTAAGCTGAAAGGAAACGTGGAGCCACCGGCGGTGAACAGGAAAGTTGAGGAGGCACTAGCAATGGAGTTCTTTTTTACGGAGTTGAATGCGACCGCTACGTGCCTCATTTGCAGACAGAAAGTATTATTTAAGGGGTTTAATATGAAGCGGCATTACAACGCTAAACACGCGGGAAAGTATGATAAATACAAGGGAAGGATGAGAAAGACCATGTCCGATAAGCTTCATGAAGACTTCAACCGCTCCCCAGGGACTCCAACAGGCCCCGATTTGAGTCTTGAATCTGAACCTAAACTGTGCTCCCCag CCATGCCAAGTCTAAAGCTGATATCTGCGACTGACACACAGTATTCAGCAACTGTGCTGAAGTCAATGAATGAGCAGCGAAGCCATGGATTATTTTGTGACGTCACCATTATCATACAGGACAAGAAATTCAGAGCTCACAAAACAATCTTGTCTGCCTCAAGTACATATTTCCACCAGCTCTTCAGCGTAGCTGGACAAGTGATTGAGTTAAACTTCATCAGAGCAGAAATCTTTGAGGAGATTCTTAATTACATTTACAGCGCCAAGATTTTCCGTGTCCGCTCTGACATGCTTGAGGAGCTCATCAATGCCGGACAGATACTGGGAGTCAAGTTCATTGCAAACTTGGGGTCACCATTATCACAAGTTAAGGGTCTGCCTGGTTTGTCTAAGGAGACTGGGAGCAAAAGTGACACACCCACAGAGATGATGCCCATCATCGCAGAGTCTTTCTCAATATCCGCAGAGGAATTCAATCAGACGAGCAAGCCTGCAGGTAATGACGAGGACTCGGACAATGATGTTATGTTTGTCTCGCATACAGATGCTCAAACCAGAGCAGCCAGTCAGAAAGCCAACTCTGGTGAGGTCATTGATGTGGATATAGCTGATTCAAAAAATGCAGCACAAAATCAAAATGAAGAATCAAACCATGCAGTTgcaaaacagaaagagaaagccAGAACCCCCTTGAAAACATATACTGCAAAGCCTCTCGTCATTAGTTGTCCAAACCCCAGTTTGCCCAACAGCAGCCCTCTGCGCAGTCCAGACAGCAGCTCCAATAACTCGTCTTCCCCTGCCAGAGTTTCCTCAGGAAGTGCTCCCACAACGCCAGCCAGGTTAGGCAGTTTCACCCCTGAGCCCTCGAGTGCCTCTCAGACCTCTGAAAACAGTGATATAATGGGAGTCCACAAGAAGCAAGTGTCTGCTTCATCTCAGCAAGGGGATTTCAAAGTAAGGCTCTTAGATGTGTCTGATAGCCAAGCAAATCAAACTAACATACCCAAATCAGTTATAGCAGCAAAAAAGACGGTGACACTGAATACAGCAACAGAAATTGATTCAATTTCATCAGGCTGTAAAGTGTATGCCAATATTGGAGAAGACACTTATGACATTGTCCCAGTGAAGGAAGATCCAGGCGAAGGGGGCTCTAAAGCCAATAAAGGGAAGAGATCATTAATGGCAACGCCTATAAAGCCCCTGGATAAAGCACCCACATCCCCGAAGGCCAGCCCAAAGAAGAAGAGGACCAAAACAGAGCTTGAGGATCACTACGAGCTGATCATGGATGGGAAGACTTTCTATGTGTGCATCGTCTGCAAGCGCCCGTACGTGTGTCTGACGAGTCTCCGCCGTCACTTCAACACCCACTCGTGGGAGAAGAAGTACCCGTGTCGCTACTGTAACAAGGTCTTTGCACTGGCCGAGTACAGAACTAAACATGAAATCCAccacacaggagagaggaggTACCAGTGCTTGGTGTGCAATGAAATGTTCATGAACTACCAGTTACTCTCCACCCACTGCAAGCAAGTCCACAACCAGGATCCCAGCGGGAGGAAAGAGAAAGATGATGCAGACAACAACTTATACCGACTCCTGCCGTGTAAGACGGTGCAGATGAAGCCATACTCGTGGAGTACCGACGGGCAGGGGGTCCCTGTCATATCCGAGGATGGCAGCGTGCATCACATAACCAGCGTCGGCGAAGATGTCCACTCCTCCACCCAGACCAGGATGTTGAACTGGGATGACATCTTTATTGAGTCCGATGCTCACATGCCACCTGATGCTCACAGCCAACCAGAGTCAACCATGAACAGTCCTCCACAAGGAGCCACAGAGTTTGACTTTGTTATACCAGAGACCTACTGA
- the LOC116052289 gene encoding NF-kappa-B-activating protein: MPLSDRSSSDGGGEPRSPRARRPRTRSRSRHRSDSRERSLSPYSFGPKLPKPRNREKEHEERDRRFREARNIRRIRIGSRSRSRSRSRERPNNNNISHNHWSEQRDAPGKHGSFKEDYYYEQQRDDAQRQRQEAFIARRLQERERIGELGCPEVWGYSPRVKEPDSDEFTPVEDEKNSSSESSSEEEKKKKKKKKKSKKKKNKKHSEDSELESDSDEEEIKKKKKKKKSKKSKKSKKKKAKKSRKESSNPSSEESEEEEEDPSGVMWVEKTCMDEHVVGPEAPLTHMSQDDRPLDFGHALLPGEGAAMAEYVKAGKRIPRRGEIGLTSDEIANFEKSGYVMSGSRHRRMEAVRLRKENQIYSADEKRALASFNQEERRKRESKILSSFREMVYRKTKGKEEK, translated from the exons ATGCCACTGTCGGATCGCTCGAGCTCTGACGGCGGCGGGGAGCCTCGGAGTCCTCGGGCCCGGAGACCCCGCACTCGCTCCCGCAGCCGCCACCGCAGCGACAGCCGCGAACGGAGCCTTTCTCCGTATAGCTTCGGGCCGAAACTCCCGAAGCCGCGCAACAGGGAGAAGGAACACGAAGAACGGGACCGCCGATTCCGAGAGGCGAGAAACATCAGGCGGATCCGCATCGGAAGCCGGTCTCGGTCCCGGTCCAGGTCCAGGGAGCGTCCCAACAATAACAACATCAGTCACAACCACTGGTCCGAGCAACGGGACGCTCCTGGAAAACACGGTAGCTTCAAAGAAGATTATTACTACGAACAGCAGCGGGACGAcgctcagagacagagacaagaggCTTTTATTGCCAG GCGTctgcaggagagggagaggatcGGTGAGTTAGGTTGTCCTGAAGTTTGGGGATATTCACCAAGAGTGAAAGAGCCAGA CTCTGACGAATTCACACCAGTCGAAGACGAGAAAAACAGCAGCTCAGAATCGAGCTCAGAAG aagaaaaaaagaagaagaaaaagaagaagaaatccaagaaaaaaaagaacaaaaagcaCTCCGAGGACAGCGAGCTAGAGTCAGATTCAGATG aggaagaaataaagaagaagaaaaagaaaaagaagagcaaGAA GTCAAAGAAGTCCAAGAAGAAGAAGGCGAAGAAGAGCCGCAAGGAGTCGAGTAACCCCAGCAGTGAAGagtcagaggaggaagaggaggatccCAGCGGGGTGATGTGGGTGGAGAAAACCTGCATGGATGAACACGTGGTTGGCCCTGAAGCCCCGCTCACACACATGTCCCAGGACGACCGACCTTTGGA tTTTGGTCATGCGCTGTTGCCAGGTGAAGGTGCTGCGATGGCGGAGTACGTGAAAGCAGGCAAACGTATCCCGAGAAGAGGTGAGATCGGTCTCACCAGCGACGAGATCGCAAACTTTGAGAAGTCTGGCTACGTGATGAGCGGCAGCAG ACATCGTCGTATGGAGGCTGTGCGTCTGAGAAAGGAAAACCAGATCTACAGTGCAGACGAAAAGAGAGCTCTGGCGTCCTTCAaccaggaggagaggaggaagagagagagcaagatcCTGTCGAGCTTCAGGGAGATGGTGTACAGGAAAACCAAAGGCAAGGAGGAGAAGTGA